In one Trichosurus vulpecula isolate mTriVul1 chromosome 8, mTriVul1.pri, whole genome shotgun sequence genomic region, the following are encoded:
- the CHRNB4 gene encoding neuronal acetylcholine receptor subunit beta-4, giving the protein MRKAPALLLLLLTVFSLFCNGNCKMANAEEKLMDFLLNKTRYNNLIRPAANFSQLVSIKLQVVLAQLISVNEREQIMTTNVWLKQEWTDYRLAWNSSQYEGVKILRIPSKRIWLPDIVLYNNADGTYEVSVYTNAIVSSNGSIFWLPPAIYKSACKIEVKHFPFDQQNCTLKFRSWTYDHTEIDMVLNTPTASMDDFTPSGEWDIIKLPGRRTVNPLDPSYVDVTYDFIIKRKPLFYTINLIIPCVLITSLAILVFYLPSDCGEKMTLCISVLLALTVFLLLISKIVPPTSLDVPLIGKYLMFTMVLVTFSIITSVCVLNVHHRSPSTHTMAPWVKLLFLERLPTFLFMKRPENNPTRPQFDQRQRNRSESPHHASTGNLYKNSMYFVNPTSAQRTAAGADSSVGHKDFRFRSSKRYQPEVQEAIDGVSFIADYMKSDDSDQCVIEDWKYVAMVVDRLFLWIFIFVCVLGTAGLFLPPLFQNHSPP; this is encoded by the exons GAAACTGCAAAATGGCCAACGCAGAAGAGAAGCTAATGGACTTCCTTCTGAACAAGACTAGGTACAATAACTTAATTCGCCCGGCTGCTAATTTTTCCCAGTTGGTGTCTATCAAGCTGCAAGTGGTCCTGGCCCAGCTCATAAGTGTG AATGAACGGGAGCAGATCATGACCACCAATGTCTGGCTGAAACAG gAGTGGACAGACTACCGCCTGGCTTGGAACTCATCACAGTACGAAGGTGTAAAGATCCTCAGGATCCCCTCAAAGCGCATCTGGCTTCCAGACATCGTGCTTTATAACAA TGCTGACGGCACCTATGAAGTCTCTGTGTACACCAACGCCATAGTGTCCTCAAATGGCAGTATTTTCTGGTTGCCCCCAGCTATCTATAAGAGTGCCTGCAAGATTGAAGTGAAGCACTTTCCCTTTGACCAACAGAACTGCACACTCAAATTCCGATCGTGGACCTATGACCACACCGAAATTGACATGGTCCTGAACACGCCCACAGCCAGCATGGACGACTTCACCCCCAGTGGAGAATGGGACATTATCAAACTCCCAGGACGGAGGACGGTCAACCCCTTGGACCCCAGCTATGTGGACGTGACTTATGATTTTATCATTAAGAGGAAGCCCCTTTTTTATACCATCAATCTCATCATTCCCTGTGTGCTGATCACGTCTCTCGCTATCCTGGTGTTCTACCTGCCCTCAGACTGCGGGGAGAAGATGACACTGTGCATCTCGGTCCTGCTAGCCCTAACTGTCTTCCTCTTACTGATTTCCAAAATTGTTCCCCCAACTTCCCTGGACGTCCCCCTCATTGGCAAGTACCTCATGTTCACTATGGTGTTAGTGACGTTCTCCATCATCACCAGCGTATGTGTCCTCAACGTGCATCACCGTTCCCCCAGCACCCACACAATGGCCCCCTGGGTCAAACTGCTTTTCCTTGAGAGGTTGCCCACTTTCTTGTTCATGAAACGCCCAGAGAATAACCCCACTAGGCCCCAGTTTGACCAGCGCCAGAGGAACAGGTCCGAATCCCCCCACCATGCCAGCACCGGCAACCTCTACAAGAATTCTATGTACTTTGTGAACCCCACCTCGGCTCAAAGGACAGCAGCTGGTGCCGACAGCTCAGTGGGCCATAAGGATTTCCGCTTCAGGTCCTCCAAGAGGTATCAGCCAGAAGTGCAGGAAGCCATCGACGGTGTGAGCTTCATAGCAGACTACATGAAAAGCGATGATAGCGACCAATGT gtcatcgAAGATTGGAAATACGTGGCCATGGTCGTGGACaggctctttctctggatatttATCTTCGTCTGTGTCCTGGGGACTGCTGGCTTATTCCTGCCTCCTCTCTTTCAAAACCATTCTCCACCCTAG